A genomic window from Brassica oleracea var. oleracea cultivar TO1000 chromosome C8, BOL, whole genome shotgun sequence includes:
- the LOC106308883 gene encoding F-box/LRR-repeat protein At2g40920-like yields MCLSTETAELPMHVVTDEILTRLPAKSLMRFKCVSKLWLSLIRSRHFSNRFSKVPSPRLYMCLWDQATIGDNETYTLAPLDTRPSTSTFVVDDNLPDPAIGGYILQNLGGFMIYVYRREPHIYNPATGQLIGFPLRSSDHIVVPPGGEKVVTYYFGYDPLSHKYKAVSLISVFLEETEQVISSMNYIFSQKNKLGYWNKAALTPTDFCPHMPSKGGISIDAIIYYLALVDRDRFVVASFDIRTEEFNMIQVPKLHEDASVDTPDLTLLELGGKATLCDPTNLRDKGVLALWTLEDVGSKKWSCKSLVLKPSQLPLVDSITFRVKGTTQNGKVLLIPKDFLSPFHILSYDMQNNDMRKIEIKGIPDVWFNMYEEADLHFDVMFMDQSESPIYIDFLSCFDWGDGD; encoded by the coding sequence AGTGCGTTTCAAAGCTCTGGTTATCGCTCATCCGCTCACGTCATTTCTCCAACCGTTTCTCAAAGGTCCCATCCCCTCGTCTTTACATGTGTTTATGGGATCAAGCCACCATTGGTGACAATGAAACATACACATTGGCTCCTCTAGACACTCGGCCTTCAACGTCCACCTTTGTTGTTGACGACAATCTGCCCGACCCAGCGATTGGAGGTTACATCTTGCAAAATCTTGGTGGCTTCATGATCTACGTCTATAGGAGAGAGCCCCATATCTATAACCCTGCCACCGGACAATTGATAGGCTTCCCCTTAAGAAGTTCCGACCACATCGTCGTACCTCCTGGAGGAGAAAAGGTCGTCACCTATTATTTCGGATACGACCCACTTAGCCACAAGTACAAAGCGGTCTCCTTGATTAGCGTATTCTTAGAGGAAACTGAACAAGTCATAAGTTCAATGAATTATATCTTTAGCCAAAAAAATAAACTAGGTTATTGGAACAAGGCTGCTCTAACTCCAACGGACTTTTGTCCTCACATGCCTTCCAAAGGAGGAATCTCTATCGATGCAATTATTTATTACTTGGCTTTGGTGGATAGAGATCGATTTGTGGTTGCTAGTTTCGACATTAGAACTGAAGAGTTCAACATGATCCAAGTACCCAAGCTTCATGAAGATGCCTCGGTAGATACCCCAGATCTGACTCTTTTGGAGCTTGGAGGAAAAGCAACTCTATGTGACCCAACCAATCTTAGAGACAAGGGTGTCTTGGCCTTATGGACCCTGGAAGATGTCGGGAGCAAGAAATGGTCGTGCAAGAGTTTGGTTTTGAAGCCTTCTCAGCTGCCTTTAGTCGACAGCATTACATTCAGGGTAAAAGGTACAACTCAAAACGGCAAGGTTCTCCTGATACCAAAGGATTTTCTTTCTCCTTTTCACATTCTCTCTTATGATATGCAAAACAATGATATGAGAAAGATTGAGATCAAAGGTATACCGGACGTCTGGTTTAATATGTACGAAGAAGCTGACCTACATTTTGATGTGATGTTTATGGACCAGAGTGAGAGCCCAATCTATATTGATTTCCTGTCCTGTTTTGACTGGGGAGATGGAGATTGA